In Lacerta agilis isolate rLacAgi1 chromosome 1, rLacAgi1.pri, whole genome shotgun sequence, the following proteins share a genomic window:
- the DIO3 gene encoding thyroxine 5-deiodinase, whose protein sequence is MLHSMGAHTLQALSQVAACVLLLPRFLLTAVMLWLLDFLCIRKKLLLTTPAAVAGEVAATAAEEEEDSSSSGPPPDDPPLCVSDSNRMFTLESLKAVWHGQKLDFFKAAHVGAAAPNPEVIQLDGRTRLRILDYARGKRPLILNFGSCTUPPFMARLRAFESLAACFLDVADFLLVYIEEAHPSDGWVSSDAAYDIPKHQCLQDRLRAAQLMQEGAPGCPLAVDTMDNASSAAYGAYFERLYIIQEQKVMYQGGRGPEGYKISELRRWLDQYKRRLQGGPSTVVVQV, encoded by the coding sequence ATGCTGCACTCCATGGGCGCCCACACCTTGCAAGCGCTCAGCCAGGTGGCCGCCTGCGTGCTGCTCCTGCCCCGCTTCCTCCTGACGGCCGTGATGCTCTGGCTCCTCGATTTCCTCTGCATTCGCAAGAAGCTCTTGCTGACGACGCCGGCGGCGGTGGCCGGAGAGGTGGCGGCGACGGCggctgaagaagaggaggacagcTCCTCCTCGGGGCCACCTCCGGACGACCCTCCGCTGTGCGTGTCCGACTCGAACCGCATGTTCACGCTGGAGTCGCTCAAGGCAGTGTGGCACGGCCAGAAGCTGGACTTCTTCAAGGCGGCGCACGTGGGCGCGGCGGCGCCTAACCCGGAGGTGATCCAGCTGGACGGGCGCACGCGGCTGCGCATCCTCGACTACGCGCGGGGCAAGCGGCCGCTGATCCTCAACTTCGGCAGCTGCACCTGACCGCCCTTCATGGCGCGCCTGCGCGCTTTCGAGAGCCTCGCCGCGTGCTTCCTGGACGTCGCCGACTTCCTGCTGGTGTACATCGAGGAGGCGCACCCTTCCGACGGCTGGGTCAGCTCGGACGCCGCCTACGACATCCCCAAGCACCAGTGCCTCCAGGACAGGCTGCGCGCGGCACAGCTCATGCAGGAAGGCGCGCCGGGCTGCCCGCTTGCCGTCGACACAATGGACAATGCCTCGAGCGCCGCCTACGGGGCGTACTTCGAGCGCCTCTACATCATCCAGGAGCAAAAGGTGATGTACCAAGGGGGCCGAGGGCCCGAGGGCTACAAGATCTCCGAACTCAGGCGCTGGCTAGACCAGTACAAGCGCCGCCTCCAGGGGGGGCCCAGCACGGTGGTCGTCCAGGTGTAG